The following are encoded in a window of Ranitomeya variabilis isolate aRanVar5 chromosome 8, aRanVar5.hap1, whole genome shotgun sequence genomic DNA:
- the INKA1 gene encoding PAK4-inhibitor INKA1 isoform X1: MQIPRRDPRPIQLSVKVSGSAVSGQMDCMLRVLQDLKRSSPASAEESSAPPARRPLRRDIRSSHRTSDLSEADSACCVDLPSDATPGGLEWDSGYSEVSGSSLRGEDEEDEESVAAPPVLRRHIQPPCSRLTSGGLLRSRPGRVRPKSTSDVCLEQWGGIGVGGIGMGGIGMGGIGVGGGSQDWTGCLLSQSRSRQPLVLGDNSFADLVKQWMDLPDNGAEDERRTRWLHKPHGFLVSLSGNVKKRLGNMSRPRGPPEQEAVKRLSCPQLGCRPLSAYYHQSLSDIAEASAGLLHCRSRQPIICSDGRL; the protein is encoded by the coding sequence AGTGTGAAGGTCTCCGGCTCCGCAGTGTCCGGGCAGATGGATTGCATGCTCCGCGTGTTGCAGGACCTGAAACGCTCGTCCCCCGCGTCTGCCGAGGAATCTTCTGCGCCTCCGGCCCGCCGGCCCCTGAGGCGCGACATCCGCTCTTCACACCGCACCTCGGACCTGTCGGAGGCGGACTCCGCCTGCTGCGTGGACCTGCCCAGCGACGCCACTCCGGGGGGCCTAGAATGGGACTCTGGCTACTCGGAGGTGTCAGGGAGCTCGCTGCGGGGCGAGGACGAAGAAGATGAGGAATCGGTGGCGGCCCCCCCAGTCCTGCGCAGACACATCCAGCCGCCATGTTCACGGCTGACCTCCGGGGGGCTGCTGCGCTCCAGACCGGGGAGAGTCCGCCCCAAATCCACGTCAGATGTCTGCCTGGAGCAGTGGGGGGGCATCGGCGTGGGGGGCATCGGCATGGGGGGCATCGGCATGGGGGGCATCGGCGTGGGGGGTGGCTCGCAGGACTGGACCGGCTGTTTGCTGTCCCAGAGTCGCAGTCGGCAGCCGCTGGTTCTGGGGGACAACAGTTTTGCCGATTTGGTTAAGCAGTGGATGGACTTACCGGACAATGGCGCAGAGGACGAGCGGCGGACGCGCTGGCTGCACAAGCCACACGGCTTCCTGGTCAGCCTGTCCGGTAACGTGAAGAAGCGCCTGGGAAACATGTCGCGGCCGCGCGGACCCCCCGAGCAGGAGGCCGTGAAACGCTTGTCCTGCCCCCAGCTGGGCTGCCGGCCGCTCTCCGCCTATTACCACCAGTCACTGTCGGACATTGCCGAGGCGTCCGCGGGCCTCTTACACTGCCGCAGTCGGCAGCCAATCATATGCAGCGACGGACGGCTCTAG
- the INKA1 gene encoding PAK4-inhibitor INKA1 isoform X2: protein MDCMLRVLQDLKRSSPASAEESSAPPARRPLRRDIRSSHRTSDLSEADSACCVDLPSDATPGGLEWDSGYSEVSGSSLRGEDEEDEESVAAPPVLRRHIQPPCSRLTSGGLLRSRPGRVRPKSTSDVCLEQWGGIGVGGIGMGGIGMGGIGVGGGSQDWTGCLLSQSRSRQPLVLGDNSFADLVKQWMDLPDNGAEDERRTRWLHKPHGFLVSLSGNVKKRLGNMSRPRGPPEQEAVKRLSCPQLGCRPLSAYYHQSLSDIAEASAGLLHCRSRQPIICSDGRL, encoded by the coding sequence ATGGATTGCATGCTCCGCGTGTTGCAGGACCTGAAACGCTCGTCCCCCGCGTCTGCCGAGGAATCTTCTGCGCCTCCGGCCCGCCGGCCCCTGAGGCGCGACATCCGCTCTTCACACCGCACCTCGGACCTGTCGGAGGCGGACTCCGCCTGCTGCGTGGACCTGCCCAGCGACGCCACTCCGGGGGGCCTAGAATGGGACTCTGGCTACTCGGAGGTGTCAGGGAGCTCGCTGCGGGGCGAGGACGAAGAAGATGAGGAATCGGTGGCGGCCCCCCCAGTCCTGCGCAGACACATCCAGCCGCCATGTTCACGGCTGACCTCCGGGGGGCTGCTGCGCTCCAGACCGGGGAGAGTCCGCCCCAAATCCACGTCAGATGTCTGCCTGGAGCAGTGGGGGGGCATCGGCGTGGGGGGCATCGGCATGGGGGGCATCGGCATGGGGGGCATCGGCGTGGGGGGTGGCTCGCAGGACTGGACCGGCTGTTTGCTGTCCCAGAGTCGCAGTCGGCAGCCGCTGGTTCTGGGGGACAACAGTTTTGCCGATTTGGTTAAGCAGTGGATGGACTTACCGGACAATGGCGCAGAGGACGAGCGGCGGACGCGCTGGCTGCACAAGCCACACGGCTTCCTGGTCAGCCTGTCCGGTAACGTGAAGAAGCGCCTGGGAAACATGTCGCGGCCGCGCGGACCCCCCGAGCAGGAGGCCGTGAAACGCTTGTCCTGCCCCCAGCTGGGCTGCCGGCCGCTCTCCGCCTATTACCACCAGTCACTGTCGGACATTGCCGAGGCGTCCGCGGGCCTCTTACACTGCCGCAGTCGGCAGCCAATCATATGCAGCGACGGACGGCTCTAG